Within the Pseudomonas orientalis genome, the region GCTACGATGAGCAGGGTGCCGACGAAATTACCTTTCTCGACATCACTGCCAGCGTCGACGGCCGCGACACCACGCTGCATACCGTCGAGCGCATGGCCAGCCAGGTGTTTATCCCGCTGACCGTGGGCGGCGGCGTGCGCACCGTGCAAGACATCCGCAATCTGCTCAATGCCGGCGCGGACAAGGTCTCGATCAACACCGCCGCCGTGTTCAACCCTGAATTTGTCGGCGAAGCCGCGCAGCACTTCGGCTCGCAATGCATCGTGGTCGCCATCGACGCCAAGAAAGTTTCCGGCCCCGGTGAAACCCCGCGCTGGGAAATCTTCACCCACGGCGGGCGCAAACCGACCGGGCTGGACGCGGTGGAGTGGGCGATGAAGATGGAAGCCCTCGGCGCCGGTGAAATCCTGCTGACCAGCATGGACCAGGACGGCATGAAAAACGGCTTTGACCTGGGCGTAACCCGCGCCATCAGCGATGCCCTGGGCATCCCGGTCATCGCCTCCGGCGGCGTCGGCAACCTGCAGCACTTGGCCGATGGCGTCATCGAAGGGCATGCCAGCGCGGTGCTGGCGGCGAGTATTTTCCACTTCGGCGAATACACCGTGCCCGAGGCAAAGGCCTACATGGCCGCACGCGGTATCGTCGTGCGCTAAACGCCGCTGGACAGCATGGCAGGCGCGCGGCACTCTCTGCGCTTGCCATGGATTCCGGTAGCCTTCATGTTCAAACACCTGCTGCTCGCCCTTGCCAGTTCCTCCATGCTCATGGCGGCTACGGTGCACGCCGACGAATCGTCTGACACCTCACTGGTGCTGCTGACGGAAAATTTCCCGCCTTACAACATGGCGAAAAACGGCAAGAACTTCGCCAGGGACGAGAACATCGAAGGCATCGCCGTGGACATCATGCGCGAGACCTTCAAGCGTGCCGGTATTTCCTACAACCTCACCCTGCGTTTCCCCTGGGAGCGAATCTACAAACTCGCCCTGGAAAAACCCGGCTATGGTGTGTTCGTCACGGCGCGTTTGCCGGACCGTGAAGCCTTGTTCAAATGGGTCGGCCCCATCGGCCCGGACGATTGGGTGCTGTTGGCCAAGGCTGACAGCAAAATCCAGTTAGAAGGCCTGGAGCAGGCGCGCCGCTACAGGATTGGCGCCTACAAAGGCGATGCCATTGCCCAGAGCCTGGACAAGCAGGGGCTCAAGCCGGTTGTCGCCTTGCGTGACCAGGACAATGCGCAAAAGCTCATGGAGGGCCAGATCGACCTGTGGGCCACCGGCGACCCTGCTGGCCGTTACCTGGCGCGGCAGGTGGGGGTGAACGGGCTCAAGACGGTACTGCGTTTCAACAGTGCGCAGCTTTACCTGGCGTTGAACAAGGATGTGCCGGACGAGGTGGTTGCCAGGCTCCAGGCTGCGCTGGATGAGTTACGCAAGAGCGGTCGAGTAGACGAAATCATGGCGCGTTACCTCTAAAGTTGACCGTTCCGAAGAATAAACGCGATCAAAAATGTGGGAGGGGGCTTGCCCCCGATAGCAGTAGATCAGCCAATATATTTTAAGCTGACACACCGCCATCGGGGGCAAGCCCCCTCCCACATTGGGAATTGGATTTTCGCCACCTTCATTCAGCGGTAAATGCCGTCTTTGCCGTGCCCGGCCATGGCCCGATTACTGCGCACGCTGATCATCAACTTGATATCGATCCACTCCACACCCTGCGCCTTGAGCTTGGGCAATTCGCGCTCCAGCACCGCCAGGGTCTGGGGATAAGGGTGCCCGATCATCACCGCCGAACCCTGCTTGTGCGCCAGCTTGATTGCGGTTTGCAGCTGCGTGGTGATCGCTGCCTCGGTGCGTTCGTCATCCAGGAACACATCCCGCGAAACATGCGCCAGTCCAATCTTCTGCGCCTCGGCGGCGGCGACAGTCTGTGCGCTGGTGCGGCTGTCCACAAAGAACTTGTGGCGCCGCTGCAGCTCGCCCATTAACCACGCCATTGCCTGCGGCTGCGCCGTCATGCGGCTGCCCATATGGTTATTGATGCCGGCGGTGTAGGGCACGGCCGTGAAGGCGGCGTCCAGGCGCTTGGCCAGTTCTTCGATCGACAGCTCGGGGTGCCAGGCAAACGGACCGGTGGCCGGGTCCATGGGCATATGCAGGATGACGATCTTGCCGGCCTTGTGGGCCTCGCGGGCGAATTCGGCGGCGTGAGGGGTGTCAGGCATGATCGCGGTGGTGACCGGCCCGGGCAGGCCCAGCACGCGACGATCCCTGGGCAGGTTCTGCCCGAGGTCGTCGATGATCAGGGTGAGATAGGCTTTGTGCGGCTCGCCGACCGGCGTCGCTTGCGCGAATCCGGCCAGGCTGCACAGCACAGCGATAATCAGCGCAACACGCATATCAACGGCTGCGCGTGATGCTCAGGCCCTTGAGCAGGCTCAGCGCCTGGGCCAACTGGTAATCGTCGTCCTGCGGCATCGGTTTGGCTTTGGCGCCGCTGCCGGTCGGCTGGTCGGCGCCGCCGTTGCCATTGCCCAGGTGGCCTTGCAGGTCCGCCTCTTTGTAGTACTCGCTGTCGATCTCGTTGGTGATCTTGGCCTTGCGCACCTCAATGTCCGGCACAATGCCCTGGGCCTGGATCGAGCGACCGTTGGGCGTGTAGTACAGCGCCGTGGTGATCTTCAGTGCACGCTCGTTATTGAGCGGCAATACGGTTTGCACCGAGCCTTTACCGAAGGTCGTGGTGCCCATCAGCACACCGCGCTTCTGGTCCTGCAGGGCGCCGGCGACGATCTCCGAGGCCGAGGCGCTGCCGCCGTTGATCAGCACGGCCAGCGGTACGTTCTCGCTCAGATCGTTGCCGGTGGCCGAGAAGCGCAGCTCGGAATTGGCGATGCGGCCCTTGGTGTAGACGATCAGGCCCTTGGTGATGAAGTGGTCGACCACTTCCACCGCCGACTGCAACACGCCGCCCGGGTTGTTACGCAGGTCGAGCACGATGCCGTTGAGCTTCTTGCCGTTGTCCTTGCGCAGCTTGGCCAGGGCCTTGGCCACTTCGTCGCCGGTCTTGACCTGGAACTGGGTGATGCGGATGTAGCCGTAGCCCGACTCCAGCAGCTGGCTCTTCACGCTCTTGACCACGATGGTGGAGCGGGTCAGGGTCACGTCGAACGGATTGCCGCCGTCGCGCACCAGGGTCAGGGTGATTTTCTGGCCGATCTTGCCGCGCATCTTGTCGACGGCTTCGGTCATGGTCTGGCCGCGGGTCGGCTGGCCGTTGATCTTGACGATAAAGTCACCCGCCTGGATGCCGGCCTTGGATGCCGGGGTGTCGTCGATGGGCGAGACCACCTTGATGTTGCCGTCTTCGGAACCGACCTCAATGCCCAGGCCACCGAATTCACCGCTGGTGCTTTCCTGCAGTTCAGCGAAGTCTTCCGGGCCCAGGTAGGCCGAATGCGGGTCGAGGTTGCTGAGCATGCCCTTGATGGCATTTTCCAGCAGGGTCTTGTCGTCTACGGGTTCGACATAGGCTGCCTTGATCCGGTCCATGACCTCGGCAAAGGTGCGCAGCTCGTCCAGCGGCAACGGCGCCTTGGTGGTCGCAGCGGTCGCGGCGGGGACAGCCTGGTCGGCAAAAGCCAGAGGCG harbors:
- the hisF gene encoding imidazole glycerol phosphate synthase subunit HisF, coding for MALAKRIIPCLDVDNGRVVKGVKFENIRDAGDPVEIARRYDEQGADEITFLDITASVDGRDTTLHTVERMASQVFIPLTVGGGVRTVQDIRNLLNAGADKVSINTAAVFNPEFVGEAAQHFGSQCIVVAIDAKKVSGPGETPRWEIFTHGGRKPTGLDAVEWAMKMEALGAGEILLTSMDQDGMKNGFDLGVTRAISDALGIPVIASGGVGNLQHLADGVIEGHASAVLAASIFHFGEYTVPEAKAYMAARGIVVR
- a CDS encoding substrate-binding periplasmic protein; this translates as MFKHLLLALASSSMLMAATVHADESSDTSLVLLTENFPPYNMAKNGKNFARDENIEGIAVDIMRETFKRAGISYNLTLRFPWERIYKLALEKPGYGVFVTARLPDREALFKWVGPIGPDDWVLLAKADSKIQLEGLEQARRYRIGAYKGDAIAQSLDKQGLKPVVALRDQDNAQKLMEGQIDLWATGDPAGRYLARQVGVNGLKTVLRFNSAQLYLALNKDVPDEVVARLQAALDELRKSGRVDEIMARYL
- a CDS encoding divergent polysaccharide deacetylase family protein, translating into MRVALIIAVLCSLAGFAQATPVGEPHKAYLTLIIDDLGQNLPRDRRVLGLPGPVTTAIMPDTPHAAEFAREAHKAGKIVILHMPMDPATGPFAWHPELSIEELAKRLDAAFTAVPYTAGINNHMGSRMTAQPQAMAWLMGELQRRHKFFVDSRTSAQTVAAAEAQKIGLAHVSRDVFLDDERTEAAITTQLQTAIKLAHKQGSAVMIGHPYPQTLAVLERELPKLKAQGVEWIDIKLMISVRSNRAMAGHGKDGIYR
- a CDS encoding S41 family peptidase gives rise to the protein MLHLSRLTSLALTIALVIGAPLAFADQAVPAATAATTKAPLPLDELRTFAEVMDRIKAAYVEPVDDKTLLENAIKGMLSNLDPHSAYLGPEDFAELQESTSGEFGGLGIEVGSEDGNIKVVSPIDDTPASKAGIQAGDFIVKINGQPTRGQTMTEAVDKMRGKIGQKITLTLVRDGGNPFDVTLTRSTIVVKSVKSQLLESGYGYIRITQFQVKTGDEVAKALAKLRKDNGKKLNGIVLDLRNNPGGVLQSAVEVVDHFITKGLIVYTKGRIANSELRFSATGNDLSENVPLAVLINGGSASASEIVAGALQDQKRGVLMGTTTFGKGSVQTVLPLNNERALKITTALYYTPNGRSIQAQGIVPDIEVRKAKITNEIDSEYYKEADLQGHLGNGNGGADQPTGSGAKAKPMPQDDDYQLAQALSLLKGLSITRSR